The following coding sequences are from one Lolium rigidum isolate FL_2022 chromosome 6, APGP_CSIRO_Lrig_0.1, whole genome shotgun sequence window:
- the LOC124660590 gene encoding probable aquaporin TIP1-2 encodes MPVSRIAIGSPGELSHPDTFRAGVAEFISMLIFVFAGSGSGMAFAKLSDGGPTTPAGLIAAALAHALALFVAVSVGANISGGHVNPAVTFGAFVGGNISLLKAVVYWVAQLLGSVVACLLLKIATGGEAVGAFSLSAGVGVWNAVVFEIVMTFGLVYTVYATAVDPKKGDLGTIAPIAIGFIVGANILAGGAFDGASMNPAVSFGPAVVSGVWENHWVYWLGPFAGAAIAALIYDIIFIGQRPHEQLPTADY; translated from the exons ATGCCGGTGAGCAGGATCGCCATCGGCTCTCCGGGGGAGCTCTCCCACCCCGACACCTTCCGGGCCGGCGTCGCCGAGTTCATCTCCATGCTCATCTTCGTCTTCGCCGGCTCAGGCTCCGGCATGGCCTTCG CCAAGCTATCTGACGGCGGCCCGACGACGCCGGCGGGGCTGATCGCGGCGGCGCTGGCGCACGCGCTGGCTCTGTTCGTGGCGGTTTCCGTGGGCGCCAACATCTCCGGCGGGCACGTGAACCCGGCGGTCACATTCGGCGCCTTCGTGGGCGGCAACATCAGCCTCCTCAAGGCCGTTGTCTACTGGGTCGCCCAGCTGCTCGGCTCCGTGGTCGCCTGCCTCCTCCTCAAGATCGCCACGGGCGGCGAGGCCGTTGGCGCCTTCTCCCTCTCCGCCGGCGTCGGGGTCTGGAACGCGGTGGTGTTCGAGATcgtcatgaccttcggcctcGTCTACACGGTGTACGCCACAGCGGTGGACCCCAAGAAGGGCGACCTCGGCACCATCGCGCCCATCGccatcggcttcatcgtcggCGCCAACATCCTCGCCGGGGGCGCCTTCGACGGCGCCTCCATGAACCCGGCCGTTTCCTTCGGCCCTGCTGTTGTGAGCGGCGTGTGGGAGAACCACTGGGTGTACTGGCTCGGCCCATtcgccggcgccgccatcgccgcgctCATCTACGACATCATCTTCATCGGCCAGCGCCCACACGAGCAGCTCCCCACCGCTGACTACTGA
- the LOC124667727 gene encoding vacuolar fusion protein MON1 homolog isoform X1 produces MEPDPSPDPAPAPAADEASTALSALSLRAAADLPPDFAAPEIDEDDDDEGYATAASRGGSSTAAWKEEMEGLEEDAYGDAGPPSPSSSGYAGERGSSLASSGIEEEPDAATPPHAPGAEDWARGKKHADEDDASASWRKRKKHFFILSNSGKPIYSRYGDEHKLAGFSATLQAIVSFVENSADHIKFVRAGKHQIVFLVKGPIYLVCISCTEESFEGLRGQLELMYGQMLLILTKSVNRCFEKNPKFDMAPLLGGTDAVFLSLIRAFSWNPATFLHAYTCLPLAQPTRQAASAVLQDIADSGVLFALLMCEHKVISLVGAQKATLHPDDILLLANFILSSESFRTSESFSPICLPRYNSMAFLYAYVHFFDENTYVTLLTPRSDAFYDLKDSRARIQDVLLKSNVLLEVQRSLHENVLRVEDVPVDLSSQPTSPPAQSSEMAIGGPAGLWHFIYKSVNLDQYVSSEFALPIKSPKEQKRLYKAYQKFYASMHDKATGPHRTQFRRDEDYVLFCWITQDFELYAAFHPLADKTQAIKTCNRVCQWIRDVENKVFVYGESTLAWQYHHCWGDM; encoded by the exons ATGGAGCCCGATCCGAGCCCCgatcccgcccccgcccccgccgccgacgAGGCCAGCACCGCCCTCTCCGCCCTctccctccgcgccgccgccgacctgcCCCCGGACTTCGCCGCCCCCGAgatcgacgaggacgacgacgacgaggggtaCGCCACGGCCGCGTCCAGGGGCGGCAGCAGCACCGCCGCCTGGAAGGAGGAGATGGAGGGGCTCGAGGAGGACGCCTACGGGGACGCCGGCCCGCCCAGCCCCAGCAGCAGCGGCTACGCCGGCGAGCGGGGCAGCAGCCTCGCCTCCAGCGGCATCGAGGAGGAGCCCGACGCCGCCACCCCGCCCCACGCGCCTGGCGCCGAGGACTGGGCGCGCGGCAAGAAGCATGCCGACGAG GATGATGCTTCAGcttcatggaggaagaggaaaaaaCATTTCTTCATTTTGAGCAATTCTGGCAAGCCAATATACTCTAG GTATGGAGATGAGCACAAGTTAGCTGGGTTTTCTGCTACACTACAAGCGATAGTTTCCTTTGTCGAGAACAG TGCTGACCATATCAAATTTGTTAGAGCTGGAAAACACCAG ATAGTTTTCCTTGTCAAAGGTCCAATTTATTTAGTGTGTATAAGCTGCACTGAAGAGTCGTTTGAAGGATTGAGGGGCCAACTAGAGCTCATGTATGGTCAG ATGTTGCTTATTTTGACAAAGTCAGTCAACAGGTGCTTTGAGAAGAATCCTAAGTTTGATATGGCACCACTGCTCGGTGGCACAGATGCAGTTTTCCTATCCCTTATACGTGCATTCAGCTG GAATCCTGCTACATTTCTTCATGCATACACATGCCTTCCCCTTGCCCAACCAACAAGGCAGGCTGCTAGCGCAGTCTTGCAGGACATTGCTGATTCAGGAGTTCTGTTTGCACTGTTGATGTGTGAGCACAAG GTAATTAGTCTTGTGGGAGCACAAAAGGCAACATTGCATCCCGATGATATTTTACTACTTGCAAATTTCATATTGTCCTCTGAATCTTTTAG aacttCGGAGTCTTTCTCACCCATTTGCTTGCCAAGATACAATTCTATGGCCTTCCTATACGCTTACGTTCATTTCTTTGAT GAAAATACATACGTGACTCTTCTTACTCCGAGATCAGATGCCTTTTATGACTTGAAAGATTCAAG GGCCCGCATTCAGGATGTTCTATTGAAATCAAATGTCCTTCTTGAAGTCCAAAGGTCTTTGCATGAGAATGTACTGCGTGTCGAAGATGTCCCAGTGGATCTTTCTTCTCAACCTACATCTCCGCCTGCACAGTCTTCTGAAATGGCAATTGGTGGACCAGCTGGACTTTGGCATTTTATATACAAAAGTGTCAATCTTGACCAGTATGTATCGTCCGAGTTTGCGTTGCCCATAAAGAGTCCAAAGGAACAGAAGAG ATTGTACAAGGCTTATCAAAAGTTCTATGCTTCAATGCATGATAAGGCAACTGGCCCCCACAGGACTCAATTCAGACGAGATGAAGATTATG TGTTATTTTGCTGGATAACCCAAGATTTTGAGCTGTATGCGGCCTTTCATCCATTGGCTGACAAG ACACAAGCTATCAAGACATGCAATCGAGTATGCCAATGGATCAGGGATGTAGAAAACAAAGTGTTCGTATACGGAGAAAGCACCCTTGCCTG GCAATACCATCACTGTTGGGGAGATATGTGA
- the LOC124667727 gene encoding vacuolar fusion protein MON1 homolog isoform X2: MEPDPSPDPAPAPAADEASTALSALSLRAAADLPPDFAAPEIDEDDDDEGYATAASRGGSSTAAWKEEMEGLEEDAYGDAGPPSPSSSGYAGERGSSLASSGIEEEPDAATPPHAPGAEDWARGKKHADEDDASASWRKRKKHFFILSNSGKPIYSRYGDEHKLAGFSATLQAIVSFVENSADHIKFVRAGKHQIVFLVKGPIYLVCISCTEESFEGLRGQLELMYGQMLLILTKSVNRCFEKNPKFDMAPLLGGTDAVFLSLIRAFSWNPATFLHAYTCLPLAQPTRQAASAVLQDIADSGVLFALLMCEHKVISLVGAQKATLHPDDILLLANFILSSESFRTSESFSPICLPRYNSMAFLYAYVHFFDENTYVTLLTPRSDAFYDLKDSRARIQDVLLKSNVLLEVQRSLHENVLRVEDVPVDLSSQPTSPPAQSSEMAIGGPAGLWHFIYKSVNLDQYVSSEFALPIKSPKEQKRLYKAYQKFYASMHDKATGPHRTQFRRDEDYVLFCWITQDFELYAAFHPLADKTQAIKTCNRVCQWIRDVENKVFVYGESTLAW, encoded by the exons ATGGAGCCCGATCCGAGCCCCgatcccgcccccgcccccgccgccgacgAGGCCAGCACCGCCCTCTCCGCCCTctccctccgcgccgccgccgacctgcCCCCGGACTTCGCCGCCCCCGAgatcgacgaggacgacgacgacgaggggtaCGCCACGGCCGCGTCCAGGGGCGGCAGCAGCACCGCCGCCTGGAAGGAGGAGATGGAGGGGCTCGAGGAGGACGCCTACGGGGACGCCGGCCCGCCCAGCCCCAGCAGCAGCGGCTACGCCGGCGAGCGGGGCAGCAGCCTCGCCTCCAGCGGCATCGAGGAGGAGCCCGACGCCGCCACCCCGCCCCACGCGCCTGGCGCCGAGGACTGGGCGCGCGGCAAGAAGCATGCCGACGAG GATGATGCTTCAGcttcatggaggaagaggaaaaaaCATTTCTTCATTTTGAGCAATTCTGGCAAGCCAATATACTCTAG GTATGGAGATGAGCACAAGTTAGCTGGGTTTTCTGCTACACTACAAGCGATAGTTTCCTTTGTCGAGAACAG TGCTGACCATATCAAATTTGTTAGAGCTGGAAAACACCAG ATAGTTTTCCTTGTCAAAGGTCCAATTTATTTAGTGTGTATAAGCTGCACTGAAGAGTCGTTTGAAGGATTGAGGGGCCAACTAGAGCTCATGTATGGTCAG ATGTTGCTTATTTTGACAAAGTCAGTCAACAGGTGCTTTGAGAAGAATCCTAAGTTTGATATGGCACCACTGCTCGGTGGCACAGATGCAGTTTTCCTATCCCTTATACGTGCATTCAGCTG GAATCCTGCTACATTTCTTCATGCATACACATGCCTTCCCCTTGCCCAACCAACAAGGCAGGCTGCTAGCGCAGTCTTGCAGGACATTGCTGATTCAGGAGTTCTGTTTGCACTGTTGATGTGTGAGCACAAG GTAATTAGTCTTGTGGGAGCACAAAAGGCAACATTGCATCCCGATGATATTTTACTACTTGCAAATTTCATATTGTCCTCTGAATCTTTTAG aacttCGGAGTCTTTCTCACCCATTTGCTTGCCAAGATACAATTCTATGGCCTTCCTATACGCTTACGTTCATTTCTTTGAT GAAAATACATACGTGACTCTTCTTACTCCGAGATCAGATGCCTTTTATGACTTGAAAGATTCAAG GGCCCGCATTCAGGATGTTCTATTGAAATCAAATGTCCTTCTTGAAGTCCAAAGGTCTTTGCATGAGAATGTACTGCGTGTCGAAGATGTCCCAGTGGATCTTTCTTCTCAACCTACATCTCCGCCTGCACAGTCTTCTGAAATGGCAATTGGTGGACCAGCTGGACTTTGGCATTTTATATACAAAAGTGTCAATCTTGACCAGTATGTATCGTCCGAGTTTGCGTTGCCCATAAAGAGTCCAAAGGAACAGAAGAG ATTGTACAAGGCTTATCAAAAGTTCTATGCTTCAATGCATGATAAGGCAACTGGCCCCCACAGGACTCAATTCAGACGAGATGAAGATTATG TGTTATTTTGCTGGATAACCCAAGATTTTGAGCTGTATGCGGCCTTTCATCCATTGGCTGACAAG ACACAAGCTATCAAGACATGCAATCGAGTATGCCAATGGATCAGGGATGTAGAAAACAAAGTGTTCGTATACGGAGAAAGCACCCTTGCCTGGTGA